A genomic region of Venturia canescens isolate UGA chromosome 7, ASM1945775v1, whole genome shotgun sequence contains the following coding sequences:
- the LOC122414037 gene encoding B9 domain-containing protein 2-like, which produces MAELHILGQIVSVEDFKQTSLFCKWSFHAGSGWKLLEGSSEGQTQECSDPYTNKPIWDHPVDLHYSTQTLQGAPKLLLQIFCRDNNNRVLFIGYGVSNVPLSPGAHDIKCHTWKPVGGWQDRLKDRFLGMTLQLKTPSLLANGDDRFELLTESMGIVNVQLHIIARNFTKFGCQL; this is translated from the exons ATGGCTGAACTCCATATTTTGGGACAAATCGTTTCAGTCGAGGATTTCAAGCAAACTTCTCTTTTCTGTAAATGGAGTTTTCATGCTG GAAGCGGATGGAAACTGTTAGAAGGATCTTCCGAAGGTCAGACTCAAGAATGCTCCGATCCTTACACGAACAAACCGATTTGGGATCATCCCGTTGATTTGCATTACTCGACTCAAACGCTCCAAGGCGCGCCGAAATTACTTTTGCAGATTTTCTGTCGTGACAATAATAACAGAGTTTTGTTCATCGGCTACGGGGTCTCTAACGTGCCCTTGTCTCCTGGTGCACACGACATCAAATGTCACACGTGGAAACCGGTCG GCGGTTGGCAGGACCGGTTGAAAGATAGATTTTTGGGAATGACGCTTCAGCTAAAAACCCCAAGTTTGTTGGCCAACGGTGACGACCGATTTGAACTACTCACAGAAAGCATGGGAATAGTGAACGTTCAGCTTCACATAATAGCCAGAAATTTCACCAAATTTGGTTGTCAATTGTGA
- the tctn gene encoding tectonic-1, which translates to MEFPRKFAMKLSAFLGIVFFLHGGLGIDIDDINLSNCTDGSSCEDAFPSTSLSAKNSDEVTEKWSDEKFTASSTEATKNDNSTTPFSETDKTSVTTATSISSTTLKIDVEQKIDHAAKKSSETCTCDLKISSCDVNCCCDPDCDDFQKSVFSRCDNHRPKMYDSRYCYTKNFIQRNNTQFILERLASNLFCIAYDNLPPIYGMSEVPALKNRRDFEQSKRSVNPKKLTWHFPNLTMPLEFNFSSNYHHDDEIWKIDNNFLERMELPQSGLGSRCTFRKKLKYLETSEWECLQTDLSNNNSHLFTKMYNNFTVVSSPHLFNSSFLSSDNHTCPSSVCLPLQTYYCWKTWSNCSTIKVLNQRCVDGECEDVIKRVRYTFFHNGTTGVRNVELRLMLGNVSQSFKQHFQVVYEWVSEGKEEKHWRSGNPGYAFGRPIVIGSLMSNATNDGAKAAMSVNPSNYYLKLAMGGKSGNCLADDRYALRFGENVRLQCRVEVETRNFSSSVTCMRLQNETLKFMLEDSLDGVPETGKYRRYISKTGDASIDDFSKWTQILLDKIPRNVVTGLESRRQIRCSALVTSMHLEILYTILPSHEETDNYKIAGAALTFFEARDFAWTKCSGQKCANVLNVALTSLVTFTDISTPSMYYYAGGPNLDISLPYDFFYPFMSHASNEKPSASLLALALLSAIFHWLLLFSAR; encoded by the exons ATGGAATTTCCGAGAAAATTTGCGATGAAGCTTTCCGCGTTTCTCGGCATAGTTTTCTTCCTGCACGGTGGCCTTGGCATAGACATCGACGACATCAATTTATCGAACTGTACCGACGGCTCATCCTGTGAAGATGCGTTTCCAAGTACGAGTTTGTCTGCTAAAAACAGCGACGAAgttacagaaaaatggagcgACGAGAAATTCACTGCTTCCAGTACTGAGGCGacgaaaaatgataattccACGACCCCCTTTTCCGAAACTGACAAAACATCGGTCACAACCGCAACCTCGATTTCTAGCACAACCTTGAAAATCGATGTGgagcaaaaaatcgatcaCGCTGCAAAAAAGTCTTCGGAAACGTGCACGTGCGATCTGAAg ATAAGCTCGTGCGACGTTAATTGTTGCTGCGATCCCGATTGCgacgattttcaaaaatccgtATTTTCCCGCTGCGACAATCACCGCCCGAAAATGTACGACAGTCGATATTGTTACACCAAAAATTTCATCCAACGTAATAATACGCAATTCATTCTGGAGCGGTTGGCCAGTAATTTATTCTGCATCGCTTACGATAACCTTCCACCGATTTATGGAATGAGTGAGGTTCCG gctttgaaaaatcgacgagATTTCGAGCAGTCCAAACGGTCCGTTAATCCGAAAAAGCTCACATGGCACTTTCCTAATTTAACAATGCCGTTGGAATTCAATTTCTCGTCGAATTATCATCACGatgatgaaatttggaaaatcgaTAACAATTTTTTGGAACGAATGG AACTCCCGCAATCAGGACTCGGCAGCCGATGCacatttcgtaaaaaattgaaatacctAGAAACGTCGGAATGGGAGTGTTTGCAGACGGATCTGAGCAACAACAATTCTCATTTGTTCACAAAAATGTACAACAACTTCACGGTTGTGTCGTCCCCTCATCTCTTCAACTCGTCATTCCTCTCTTCGGACAATCac ACGTGTCCGAGCAGCGTTTGTCTTCCGCTGCAAACGTATTATTGTTGGAAAACTTGGAGCAACTGCAGTACGATTAAAGTCCTGAATCAGCGGTGCGTCGACGGGGAGTGCGAGGACGTGATAAAACGAGTGCGTTACACGTTTTTCCACAACGGTACGACGGGCGTCCGGAATGTCGAGTTGCGTTTGATGCTGGGCAACGTGTCTCAAAGCTTCAAGCAACATTTCCAAGTTGTTTACGAGTGGGTGAGCGAGGGGAAGGAAGAGAAGCATTGGCGAAGTGGCAACCCCGGTTACGCGTTCGGGAGACCGATCGTAATCGGATCGTTGATGTCGAACGCGACGAACGATGGAGCGAAGGCAGCGATGAGCGTGAACCCTTCGAATTACTACTTGAAATTggcgatgggtggaaaaagtGGAAACTGCCTTGCGGACGATCGATACGCGCTTCGTTTCGGAGAAAATGTCAGACTCCAGTGCAGAGTTGAAGTGGAAACTcggaatttttcttcctcagtAACTTGCATGAGATTGCAAAACGAAACGCTGAAATTCATGCTGGAGGATTCCCTCGACGGGGTCCCAGAGACCGGAAAGTACCGAAGGTACATTTCGAAAACTGGTGATGCGTCGAtagacgatttttcgaaatggaCCCAAATATTACTCGACAAGATTCCACGCAACGTCGTCACCGGGCTCGAATCTCGCAGGCAAATCCGCTGCTCGGCTCTCGTAACGTCAATGcatttagaaattttgtaCACGATATTGCCAAGTCACGAGGAAACTGACAACTACAAAATCGCTGGCGCGGCTCTCACTTTTTTCGAAGCCAGAGACTTCGCGTGGACCAAGTGCTCCGGACAAAAGTGCGCAAACGTGTTGAACGTCGCTTTGACGAGTCTCGTCACATTCACGGATATTTCCACACCGTCCATGTACTACTACGCCGGTGGACCGAACTTGGACATCAGTTTACCTTACGATTTTTTCTACCCTTTCATGAGCCACGCCTCCAACGAAAAACCTTCTGCTTCTCTACTCGCTTTGGCACTGCTTTCAGCGATTTTTCATTggcttttacttttttctgcaCGTTGA